The genomic interval CAACCATTTCTGCGGCCGAATGCCCGACTGTACTCAGGCAATCGTAGGCATTTTTTTGTTCTTCATCGGAACGGAGCAGTTCCAGCAAAGCAAAGTTAGTACCGCCTGCTGCGGCAAAGTCCACAGCCGCCAAGGGCAACCTAAACAATGCCCGAAGGCTCTCCGGCCCCATACCCTGCCCGACTTCTTTTACAATCACAGGCATTTTTGTGAGGGACAGGACTTCCTCTATGATTTGCAGGGGAGGATTCTCGAGCAAATCTCCCTCGGGTTGCAGCCACTCCTGCGTAGGGTTGATGTGGATAATCAGACCATCGGCTTGCAGGCGGGCAACCATTTCCTCGGCCACATGCCACTGATTTTTTTGCAACAACTGCTCTACCTGCGCAATGCCCAAATTGGCAAATAACGGTACATCAAAGCCCATCACAGGGCGAACGTTGAAGTCTGCAAAATGTTCGTCGGAGTACAACAGCGAACGACAAGACCCCAATCCCATCCCAAAACCAAACTCCCCGCAGGCACGCGCCAGATTGGTATTAATCGTCCGCGCCATCTGTGTGCCGCCTGTCATGCTGGAAACCCACATCGGCACGTTGAAGGTTTTTCCCAAAAAGTTGAGAGGCTCTACTCCTCGGGGATGAGCAGCAAGGACAGGTTCATAGAAAAAACGGCTGTCCAACTGCGCCTGAGTAACCTGCGAATGAAAGGCCATATCAATATGGTCTTTTTTGCGGGAAACTGCCGTAGGGTCGTTATCAGCTATTTTGTCCGGTGTATTTGTCAAGATAATCGTTTCCAAAAGATTACAGAAAGTAGGTGCGCGCAGAGGCACACGTATTACAAAGCTAAAAACTGATTCCTATCTATAAGCGATGCAAGCCTGAAAATGTTTGGCAGATGCTAAGAAAATATTGCAAAACTTACAAGGACATCATCGCGGCGCAACATTAACAATTGCCTAAAACACAATTTCACGGCTGCGGTTGAGCAAGGTTGTATCAAACGCCCAATCTATACCCGCAAAAGAAACGCCATAGTATCTGTTCCATCGGCATAATCTGCAATGCCGGGCATTTGTGTTTGCCCGAAAGCTACCGTTCGGCTGAATAATCGGTTGTCGTGAGCGGCTACGCATTGCAGT from Rhodoflexus caldus carries:
- a CDS encoding beta/alpha barrel domain-containing protein → METIILTNTPDKIADNDPTAVSRKKDHIDMAFHSQVTQAQLDSRFFYEPVLAAHPRGVEPLNFLGKTFNVPMWVSSMTGGTQMARTINTNLARACGEFGFGMGLGSCRSLLYSDEHFADFNVRPVMGFDVPLFANLGIAQVEQLLQKNQWHVAEEMVARLQADGLIIHINPTQEWLQPEGDLLENPPLQIIEEVLSLTKMPVIVKEVGQGMGPESLRALFRLPLAAVDFAAAGGTNFALLELLRSDEEQKNAYDCLSTVGHSAAEMVDFANEVLAQLGEHCLCRQVIISGGVRNFLDGYYLIHRLNMPAVYGQASGFLKYARENYELLHRYISLQIKGYSYAQQYLKVR